In Solibacillus isronensis, one DNA window encodes the following:
- a CDS encoding acyl-CoA dehydrogenase family protein: protein MTTALTERQIEVMNKMQEIAANVRKRVKETEEIRRIPEATMQELKDSGLMYILRPERYGGLQANVETYSQVIIELSKACASTGWIASLCAIRDIMVAESFSEKAHLEIFSDNPEDVLFAGVYEPRSCTVRKVEGGYLVEEGHWMFCSGSLHATWGYFGMYTKDENDNILEQLLMTVPFDVLEIEDDWHTLGLRGTGSNAVKMKNIFVPEHRVTSFVKILDGDFQSPHLRDIPLYNSALFPCLILSLGLPGLGVVKEMLDNFKQSLPYRTAQHMGVKMIKDAASTHQLLATAELKVETAELYFMNLAKSIDEWAAKGEIMPKDLRLKALADIGYANEMLNDAVQAILRASGSGFVYDASPMQRLLRDFLTLNSHRSLSPVITRENYGRQLAGLQPNQIRY from the coding sequence ATGACGACAGCGCTTACAGAAAGACAAATTGAAGTAATGAATAAAATGCAGGAGATTGCAGCGAATGTTCGTAAACGTGTAAAGGAAACAGAGGAAATTAGAAGAATACCAGAAGCCACAATGCAGGAATTGAAAGATTCTGGCTTAATGTATATTTTACGTCCCGAACGATACGGTGGTTTACAGGCAAATGTCGAAACTTACAGCCAGGTCATTATTGAACTATCGAAAGCATGTGCTTCAACTGGATGGATTGCTTCTCTTTGTGCAATTCGCGATATTATGGTGGCGGAATCATTCAGTGAAAAGGCCCACTTGGAAATTTTCTCTGACAACCCGGAGGATGTATTATTTGCAGGTGTATATGAACCAAGATCTTGTACTGTACGGAAAGTAGAAGGCGGTTACCTTGTTGAGGAAGGTCACTGGATGTTCTGTTCAGGTTCACTGCATGCGACATGGGGTTACTTCGGTATGTATACAAAAGATGAGAACGATAACATTTTAGAGCAGCTGTTAATGACAGTACCATTTGATGTACTGGAAATTGAAGACGACTGGCATACGTTAGGTCTTCGAGGAACGGGCAGTAATGCGGTGAAAATGAAAAATATTTTCGTACCGGAACACCGAGTTACATCATTTGTGAAAATTTTAGACGGAGATTTCCAATCACCGCATTTACGCGATATTCCATTATATAACTCTGCACTGTTCCCATGTTTAATTTTATCATTGGGCTTACCGGGTCTTGGTGTTGTGAAAGAGATGCTCGATAATTTCAAACAATCATTACCGTACCGTACTGCCCAGCATATGGGTGTGAAAATGATTAAAGATGCGGCGAGCACACATCAGTTATTAGCAACAGCTGAGTTAAAAGTAGAAACTGCTGAACTTTACTTTATGAATTTAGCAAAATCGATTGATGAGTGGGCAGCAAAAGGGGAGATTATGCCAAAAGATTTACGCCTGAAAGCTTTGGCGGATATTGGCTACGCAAATGAAATGCTGAATGACGCGGTTCAGGCAATTTTAAGAGCGAGCGGATCCGGCTTTGTATATGATGCGAGCCCGATGCAGCGTCTCCTTCGTGATTTCTTAACATTAAACTCCCACCGTTCATTGTCACCGGTTATTACAAGAGAAAACTATGGCAGACAATTAGCAGGTTTACAGCCAAATCAAATTCGTTATTAA
- a CDS encoding VOC family protein — protein MKQAIAKLGYVALQSSNVEASLHFFQDVIGLELTEQIGDTYYLRAWGDFQHHTLSIAPGEAGRVTHIGFRTKRKEDVALFADQLGGKGYEIEHIAAWTTPGIGEAIRFTAPSGHRLELYYDIEKPVVEESRRSVLKNQTYKSYNKGASPRRLDHVNIHTDADSSITYKFFTEELGFRINECVETEEGDILAGWMSVTPLVHDVALVSHEKLETTARFHHISYWQDNSGDLLRAADICKEHGLQIIGPGKHSISQAIYLYVIDPGSGCRVELFTGGYLIFEPDWETVVWRPEERAFGNTYWGDSITGNPLIVPTIDATGIKEKKAVPALEV, from the coding sequence ATGAAACAAGCAATAGCAAAATTAGGGTATGTCGCATTACAGTCTTCGAATGTGGAAGCATCATTGCATTTTTTCCAAGATGTTATCGGCCTTGAGCTAACAGAACAGATTGGAGATACGTATTATTTACGGGCGTGGGGAGACTTCCAGCACCATACACTGTCCATTGCACCAGGTGAAGCAGGTCGGGTAACCCATATCGGTTTCCGTACAAAGCGCAAAGAGGATGTTGCTTTATTTGCGGATCAATTAGGCGGAAAAGGCTATGAAATTGAGCATATCGCTGCTTGGACAACACCGGGAATCGGTGAAGCAATCCGTTTTACAGCACCATCGGGTCATCGGCTGGAGCTTTACTATGATATTGAAAAACCGGTTGTGGAAGAAAGCCGTCGCTCTGTCCTGAAAAACCAAACGTATAAATCATACAACAAGGGCGCTTCTCCTCGACGTCTTGACCACGTTAATATTCATACGGATGCGGATTCAAGTATCACTTATAAATTCTTCACGGAAGAACTTGGTTTCCGGATCAATGAATGCGTTGAAACAGAAGAAGGGGATATTTTAGCCGGTTGGATGAGTGTAACACCATTGGTACATGATGTCGCTTTAGTATCGCATGAAAAACTTGAAACAACAGCGCGATTCCACCACATTTCTTACTGGCAAGACAACTCAGGCGATTTGCTGCGTGCAGCGGATATTTGCAAAGAGCACGGGCTGCAAATTATTGGACCTGGTAAACATAGCATTTCACAGGCAATTTACTTATATGTAATCGATCCTGGAAGCGGTTGCAGAGTGGAGCTGTTTACAGGCGGCTACTTAATTTTCGAGCCGGACTGGGAAACAGTTGTATGGCGTCCCGAAGAACGTGCATTTGGAAACACATACTGGGGGGACAGCATTACAGGCAATCCGCTTATTGTCCCAACAATTGATGCAACAGGTATTAAAGAAAAGAAAGCAGTTCCAGCATTAGAAGTATAG
- a CDS encoding alpha/beta fold hydrolase produces the protein MTVANEVTIKSGHVKTGKYTSFVHEAGSKTNETILFLHGSGPGVTSIANWSYALNDCGNDFHCLAPDLYGFADSDHPDEPLKNRQLWMDCWVEQLIELLDYYEIEKAHVVGNSLGCSIALELLLEYPERFDRVVLMGPGGTPNTKLSLELARAKSFYDNPSKKRLQQIMGWFVYDKDAMQPVIDGLTDARYANAMREEVKRSNNSIFSTAAVPIPVVALNRINHEILLIHGQNDKVCSIESSYYLAEHIPNAQLHVFPQCGHWTQIEKKESFNYLIQQFFNRKI, from the coding sequence ATGACAGTAGCAAATGAAGTGACAATCAAATCAGGTCACGTGAAAACAGGTAAATATACATCATTTGTCCATGAGGCAGGTTCAAAGACAAATGAAACGATTCTATTTTTACACGGTTCAGGTCCTGGTGTAACATCAATCGCCAACTGGAGTTATGCATTAAATGACTGTGGAAATGATTTTCACTGTTTAGCACCTGACCTATACGGCTTTGCGGATAGTGATCATCCGGATGAACCGCTAAAAAACCGTCAATTATGGATGGATTGCTGGGTTGAGCAATTAATTGAGCTGCTAGATTACTATGAAATCGAAAAAGCCCATGTAGTAGGGAACTCGTTAGGCTGTTCCATTGCGCTGGAACTGTTGCTTGAATATCCTGAACGTTTTGACCGCGTTGTATTAATGGGTCCGGGCGGCACACCTAATACGAAACTAAGCTTAGAATTGGCTCGCGCAAAATCATTCTATGACAATCCTTCTAAAAAACGCCTACAGCAAATTATGGGCTGGTTCGTTTACGACAAGGATGCGATGCAACCGGTTATTGACGGTTTAACAGATGCACGCTATGCCAATGCGATGCGTGAAGAAGTGAAGCGCTCAAATAACTCGATTTTCTCAACGGCAGCTGTACCGATTCCAGTCGTAGCATTGAACCGCATTAACCATGAGATTTTATTAATTCATGGTCAAAACGATAAAGTATGCTCAATCGAATCAAGCTATTATTTAGCAGAACATATTCCGAATGCACAATTGCATGTATTCCCTCAATGCGGTCACTGGACACAAATCGAGAAGAAAGAGTCGTTCAATTATTTAATTCAACAATTCTTCAACCGTAAAATTTAA
- the tcuA gene encoding FAD-dependent tricarballylate dehydrogenase TcuA has protein sequence MLNEQADIVIVGAGNAALCAAISAAEHGAKVTVLEISSEEEKGGNTTYTHGSIRFAFKDGEEVRQLLPDMTDEEFAMTDFGSYPSEQFFDDVCTMSNFRTDYDLTSVMTDKSFETMQWLLNHNIKFIPIYGRQAYKIDGKFKFWGNMVIEAVGGGKGLVDALHNEANRLGITIHYNTAAVDLVTEQRKVNGIIVRHAGEERQIDCQAVVLASGGFHANVEMRTKYLGPGWDTVHTRGCKYNVGDGLRMAMQLGARTTGNWSGAHAVGGDRYLPDYKEGFQKLSYPFGILVNNVGKRFIDEGSDFRNYTYAKLGREILKQPGQCAWQIFDAKTKPFLREEYEGRHVSKVSAPTLEQLAEKMDGINKDHFLQEVHAFNAAVNRDAAFNPNILDGKATIGLDVPKSNWANPIEKGPFEAYAIGCGITFTYGGLKISKKAEVIHNDFTTIDGLYAAGEIVGGLYYDNYPGGAGLTSGAVFGRIAGEQAAKYSRRKITI, from the coding sequence ATGTTAAATGAACAAGCAGATATCGTCATAGTAGGTGCCGGAAATGCCGCGTTATGCGCGGCCATTTCGGCAGCAGAACATGGCGCGAAAGTAACGGTACTGGAAATTTCCTCTGAAGAAGAAAAGGGTGGCAATACGACATACACGCACGGATCAATTCGCTTTGCTTTTAAAGATGGTGAAGAGGTTAGGCAATTGCTGCCGGATATGACGGATGAGGAATTTGCGATGACGGATTTCGGCAGCTATCCGAGTGAACAGTTTTTTGATGACGTATGCACAATGTCGAATTTTCGTACAGATTACGATTTAACATCGGTCATGACCGACAAGAGCTTTGAAACGATGCAATGGTTACTCAATCACAATATTAAATTCATCCCGATCTATGGTCGGCAGGCATATAAAATAGACGGAAAATTCAAATTTTGGGGCAACATGGTCATCGAAGCAGTCGGCGGCGGAAAAGGCTTAGTTGATGCGTTACATAATGAAGCCAATCGTTTAGGTATTACAATCCATTACAATACGGCGGCTGTTGATCTCGTCACGGAGCAGCGCAAAGTAAATGGGATTATCGTCCGTCATGCCGGTGAGGAACGCCAAATTGACTGTCAGGCGGTCGTGCTCGCAAGCGGCGGCTTCCATGCAAATGTGGAAATGCGAACAAAATATTTGGGACCTGGTTGGGATACGGTTCATACGCGCGGCTGTAAATATAACGTGGGAGACGGCTTACGCATGGCAATGCAGCTCGGGGCCCGTACTACAGGAAACTGGTCTGGTGCACACGCAGTTGGAGGCGACCGTTATTTGCCGGACTATAAGGAAGGCTTCCAGAAACTAAGCTATCCGTTCGGCATCCTCGTGAATAATGTAGGCAAGCGCTTTATAGATGAAGGCTCCGATTTCCGGAATTATACGTATGCCAAGCTGGGACGTGAAATATTAAAGCAGCCAGGGCAGTGTGCATGGCAAATTTTCGATGCAAAAACAAAACCTTTCCTGCGAGAAGAATACGAAGGGCGTCACGTTTCGAAAGTGTCCGCCCCTACGTTGGAGCAATTAGCCGAAAAGATGGACGGCATCAATAAAGATCATTTCCTGCAGGAAGTTCATGCATTTAATGCAGCAGTCAACCGTGATGCGGCATTCAACCCGAATATATTGGACGGCAAAGCAACAATTGGGTTGGACGTTCCGAAATCCAATTGGGCAAACCCGATTGAAAAAGGTCCTTTTGAAGCGTATGCCATCGGGTGCGGAATTACATTTACTTACGGTGGTTTGAAAATCTCGAAAAAAGCGGAAGTCATTCATAATGATTTCACAACAATAGATGGTTTGTATGCAGCGGGTGAAATTGTCGGTGGTTTGTATTACGACAATTATCCGGGTGGTGCGGGTTTAACTTCCGGTGCGGTATTTGGCCGCATTGCAGGTGAACAGGCCGCAAAATATAGCCGAAGAAAAATTACGATTTAA
- a CDS encoding alpha/beta fold hydrolase, producing the protein MTIIERKVKTGDYETFIMEGGIGNKDAVILIHGSGPGANGKANWQFVIDEYAEDFHVVALDLFGFGNTDHPEEYPENGVQWMSVRVKQVLDLMDALNIEKANLIGNSLGGVVATYLNMAAPERFNKIVLMGAGVSLSQPTPELSKLANFHLDPTKENLRNLLSWFVYDLDRMQDFVDQVVEARWEAFQRPEIQRSYRENFTRSTMIEFQIPQTALERMQNEFLLIHGYHDRFVPVQSSLYALEHLPNAELHILKRCGHWAMIEQREEFLHATKHFFTKDKKEVHS; encoded by the coding sequence ATGACAATTATAGAGCGCAAAGTAAAAACAGGCGATTACGAAACATTTATTATGGAGGGCGGCATCGGAAATAAAGATGCGGTTATTTTAATCCACGGATCTGGCCCTGGAGCAAATGGTAAAGCGAACTGGCAATTTGTCATCGATGAATATGCGGAAGATTTCCATGTAGTTGCCCTTGATCTATTCGGTTTCGGCAACACGGACCATCCGGAAGAATATCCGGAAAACGGTGTGCAATGGATGTCGGTACGCGTGAAGCAAGTACTCGATTTAATGGATGCGTTGAACATTGAAAAAGCAAATCTGATCGGGAACTCTTTAGGCGGCGTTGTAGCAACATATTTGAACATGGCTGCTCCAGAGCGCTTCAATAAAATTGTTCTGATGGGTGCAGGTGTCTCGTTGTCACAGCCAACACCGGAACTGTCAAAACTGGCAAACTTCCATTTAGACCCGACAAAAGAAAACTTGCGCAACTTACTGAGCTGGTTCGTCTATGACCTGGATCGTATGCAGGACTTTGTGGACCAAGTAGTAGAGGCGCGTTGGGAAGCATTCCAACGTCCGGAGATCCAACGTTCATACCGTGAAAACTTTACACGTTCAACAATGATAGAATTCCAAATTCCGCAAACGGCACTGGAGCGTATGCAAAATGAATTTTTATTAATCCATGGTTACCACGATCGTTTCGTGCCAGTACAAAGCAGCCTTTATGCGCTGGAACATTTACCAAATGCAGAGTTGCACATCTTAAAAAGATGTGGTCACTGGGCAATGATCGAACAGCGTGAAGAATTTTTACACGCGACAAAGCACTTTTTCACAAAGGATAAAAAAGAAGTACATTCTTAA